Within the Microcebus murinus isolate Inina chromosome 16, M.murinus_Inina_mat1.0, whole genome shotgun sequence genome, the region TGACATTGTCTGAAATCCTCCATCAAGTGGTTGGTGCCATCCATGGGCAGAGAGCCCCCTTTACAGCACTCCAGGCTTCTCCCGTCCCCAATCGTTCCTCTCCTGGTGGAATTAATCTGATTGGTCTGTCTGGGAAGAATAAAGAGGGCATTGTTGTCCatgtcctcctccttcccacaggGGCACATATTTTCCTTTGCCCCTCCAGGAGAGGCGTGGTCATGGACAGACCTGTTCTGGTCCAACGTTGCTGGTGCAAGGTGGGGGAAGTCTAATTCTGGAGTTTGGAATTAGAAAGTGCACTTGCCTACAAAAATAAGGCATATCTCTCAACTTAGTTCTTATCATAACAAGGGCCTCATCttaattctttgtattatttctccTCATTTCACACTTTAGGCAAGGAGGGGGTTGCCCTCCAGTGGCTCCTGAGGGATGCCATCATAGGCCATTCTTGCAAATATCTCTTGGCTGCTCAGTTCCTTTGAACATCTTCCCTCCTCCTTATTCTCCTTCGCCCCATCTTCCCcatttaaaaagctaaagaaTCCTACCGGATGTGAGGGTGGATTGAAGTTCTGCTTTCATGCAGACGTAGGCTATAAGGCAGGGAATTATTCAGGTCACCTCATTTGGACTCCAAAGCTGCCCTGGCCCAGAAGCCCTTCAGATTATATTGCTATGAGCTGAAAAgtttggaaaaatagaaataaaaaagggtGGAATCATGATCTTAAGAGAACAGgttgacaaacatttattgtctGTGTGAGGATTATTGCTCATCACAGGATACTCTCAGCTGCAGCGAGCACAGGTGTGTGCTTGTGGACATGTAGCTACTTACTGCTGCagttttttttcagaatttcataCTCGTCAAACCAGGGTACAGTAAACACTGTGAAGTTGCACgtgaatttctaaaataaacaaacaaaagaacatcatttaaaaatatgcaaggtaaaatttaaaaggggaaaaatgaggATATGAGATATGAGGATGAGGAAAAGGTCACCATCTCACCACCCTCCAATCCAGATCTGGTTcgatatttattttgatttcagcCACTTGATGGCAATACTGCTAGgatcttttttcaaaaatgtcctTCTATTTGTGATCTGATTTGGAAAGTAGTAATAAAATGGCTGCCCAGCCCATATTCACCATGAGAActactgtttcttttctttccctcttcattTTTACTCATATGGGGttttttggggtttgtttttaaCTTCAAGCCTTTCAGTACCTCTGTTGGCTtcatttatctatccatccatccattcatccttccaACCAACCATTTATCCTTCCATTCATGTATCCATCTGTCCCCCCATCTGTTaattcattcatctatctatcCTTCCAGCCATCTATTCCATCtatccatctgcccatccatctatccattcatccacatATCTACCCATCCATCTCCATTCATCCAccttccatccattcatccttgcTTCCTACCCTCCTTCCTTCATGTGTCTATCAATCTGTCTATTGCAgtatctctcctttctttctctttattccctCCCAAATTTACCTGTGTTTTACTTCCCTCTTCTCCCATAATGAAAAATCCATACTGTAAacatattttgtgtattattgattatcatttcttcatgtgattttgttttcctgGTCTTCACTGGAAAGCTTGGGGTGGTAGGCGGAAGGCTCAAGTATTTACACTTCTCTTAAAATAGGATTCAGGACACCAAGTCCACCAATTCAATCTCTCAAGTTACaaattcctttaattttattttactattatcttcaattattatttttgtacatttcatGATTTTCTTCGGGGAAAAACCAAAGAAATCTACCTTGCTATATTTTGAAGAATTATCCATGTAGAAAGTGAAGAGGAAGCCTATGGATGGCACATTTCTATGCTGAAAACACCCAGGCAGTTGTAACTacgtgaccatataatttatgaaCCAAACCAGGACATGTTATAAGCAACAGGGATGTCGTTAATATTATCCTTCTTAGTGTAATCTTAGTTAGGCATAAATCAGAACTATTCTTTCAAGGTGGGACATTTAGTCATGGTATTAATTGCTGTAATTCATTTGAGGAAAGTCATGAGATTTGCAGGGCTTGTAGGACTTGTGACTTCCAAGGCTCCTATGGATGCCGCCCCACCCTGACTGTGCATGTTCTGTTTGCTGGTGTGGGCTGGGatctgcccagcctccctccaaGGGGCCAGCTCTGGGCCAGGACACGGTGTGAGGGGCCTGAGTTGCCTTTGGGGGAGGGGGCCCCTCAGCAGATTACACACATGCAGGTTTGTCCCCCTCAAGCCACCCTCACCACCAGCCCGGTCATCTCTGAACTTGTTTTCtcatctcctccttctcctggcCAAACACTGCTggatggaagggaggaagggcaggagccCAGAGGCTGCGCGCCCTTGTTATGCTGACGCTCAAATATTCAGCGCGTGCACTAGCCAGGTCTCGTGAGCTGCTAAAATAGTGTCAGTAATTTGCTGCCTCCCTGGCCTGAGTGTCTCCCTGCAACCTGGCtacctctcctcttcccctggaCCTCTTCAGCCTTCTCGTAACCCTTCCAGCAATAAAGAAGCAGAGCCCTGGCCCCTTCCGCCTTCACTGTTCCTCCCTGGTGAAGGAGGTATTATTCGTGCATTCTTTTCAGGCAAGTTTGGACACATCCCAAATAATTCGACCCTGTCTCATCCTAAAATCACAGAAAATCTCATTGAAAAGTAAATTATGTAAGATAAAGTGCTTTTACCCAGTACCTTGTAAAGCTGCCCTTGCTGGAGTTTACAGTTGGTCGTCTCTAGCTTTCGGCAGGTGGTCCGCCGAATCTCCATGTTCAAGTGGTACTCCATATGGTCAGTTATCTGTGGGCAGCAAGTGGCAAGATCTAGCCTGGCCTTTTCTCCCTGCCCTGCAGCTTCTGTGTGTGGGACTCCTAGTCCTGGGCCCACTGGTGGGCTCCTTTCTCCCCTCTTATCAGACTTTATGGTTCATTCTCTCGTTCAGAGAGAATTCACCAGAAGCCACCAGAAACATACAATCTTTCTGTGGGCAAAGCCAccccttgaacaacacaagtgATACTGATGGTTCCAAGCAGGGgtctgtaaacttttttttttctgttttgagacagagtctcactctgttgccagggttagagtgccgtggtgtcagcctagctcacagcaacctcaaactcctgggctcaagcgatccttctgcctcagcctcccgtgtagctggaactacaggcatgcaccaccatgcccagctaagtttttctatttttggtaaagacagggtttcgttcttgctcaggctggtcttgaactcctgagctcaaacgatctgccctgccagcctcggcctcccagagtgctaggattataggtgtgagccaacgCACCTGGCCTGTAAACATTTTCTGAGAAGGGCTAGACAGTAAACATTTTTTGGTTTTACTCAGCTCagccattgtagcatgaaagcagccacagacaatacattAATACATGCACCTGGTAGGGCTGGGTTACAATGACACTATTTACAATAGTGATTTGGCCCTTGGGATATAATTTGCTGATGACCACTGGTCTTGGGTTTCATTTAAGTGACTTACCTTTATTCACTCTAGTGAATTTGTTTCACTTAAAATGCCCACTTTGAAATAAATGAGGCTGAATGTCACTGGAGTGGGACTTTCCCCTGTGCAGCAGTGGTCCCATGGCATAGGCATATGGTGTCGGGAGAGGGAGGAAGTCACACTGACCTGCTTCTGGATCTTCAGGATTCGGAAGACCCTGAAATTGTACGCGTCGTCACTTTCCTGGTTATACTTGTTGATGGTAAAGTTCAAGATGCCAGGCACGTGGTTATCCTCTGGGGACACTTCATGGATATCTATAAAGGTTTTCTTCCCTGCTTGGTAGGTGAAGGCCACCAGAGTCACCAGAATGGCCAGCAGGGGTCGTGGGGCCTGCCAGGGCCTGGCCATCGTCCCTCAGTTGGGGAGGAGCGAGAACAGCCCCCTCTTTACCCCACAGGGCCAGATGGATCACACTGACCCTACCTGTCCTGGGCGGATTTAAGGGCAGCCTGTGCTAGACACCCacagctccccacccccctccacctccctccttgTCCGCAGCTGGCCTCGGGGGAGAGCAGTAAGGACACATTGCAATGTCTGGCAAGCTCACTCccactttcattctttttacataagttcctgtctctctctctttctctctttttcacacacacacacacacacacacacacacacacacacacacacacccatgtcTTCTATTTTCAAGGCTGCTCCCTCAGTGACACATGGCCTTCTGTGGACCAAGGGCCTCTGCCCACTGAGCACACCTGAGCAGCGGCCTCGGGAGGTCTGAGGACGGAGCAGGTGTAGGTGAGCGGTGGGGCAGGGTCCTGGGGGCGCTGTCTGCCCTacatgccccctcccctgcctggctcctggaGACCACTCTGGGCAATTGCCCTCCCCCCAAGGACAAAGAAGCCAGGGGACCCAAGAAAAGTGTGAAATGAGAGAGTCTTACCTGTGACATGGATGACACCTGAGTGTCATCAAATTACGGAGTGGTCTCAGCTTGCCTGGTAGATGTTTTAGAGGCAGAGGAAGTGGAGAAGCAGCAGGGATGGAAGCTCTGCATCTGCAGGTGTGAGGCACTGAGATCCTTCTGGCCGGTCACTCTTGTCTCCTGGGACAAGACCCCATGGGAGTGCCCAGGCTTGGCATCCaagtggagaaggaagaaggaagtggAGGTGGCACTCAGGTCTGGCGACACTCAGTGAGGTGTCGGCATGATGCAGTTATCACGTGCTGTCACTAAGAAGCCTTGCATGGTGTTATTTGGAACGGTGCAAGGAAAGGACGTGGAGTGATGGCTCCTGTGTGAGGAGGATGTAGAGAGCTCAGATACGAGGTCCCCGAGGGCCAACACCTGCTTGAGTGTTTCCATCAGTGGTCAGCCaggtccctgcctgcctcccaggggAGGCCAGCAAGGAGCCTGCCCAGCCTTCCCACAGCGGCTTACACACCAATACCCACACTCACACcgcaacacacagacacacctcCACACAGACCCACACATCTATACATACATTTCAAACACTGTTGGCAGAAATACAGACGGAAGTCTAAACAGAAGCGATGCTATACGCACAGGCTGTCTCTTGAGTTTGTTCCTTGCTTGCTAGGCAACTGCGAACTACTGAAGACTTCACAGCAAGCCGCAGTCATGGCCAAACTGGCTGTGGTgtgcaggcagaggccagagtgGGCAGCACAGGAGCATTTAGGACAGTATATGAGTCCAGAAGGACTCAGGGAAGAATGGGCCAGCAGGTGACATGGGAATGCAATTTGGGGGAAAAGaaattccctccctccctccctccctccctccctccctccctcccttccttccttccttccttcttgtgtTCAtgaattcattcactcaacatatTTTTGAGCAACGATTTTGTGCCAGACCCTGAGGATGCAGCTGTAAATGACACCAAGTCCTGCTCCATGCACTTCCATGTTAGTGATCTCTGAGACGTGTTCTGAAGAAAGACCCAATGGGACCTCGTGACCGCTGACTGGGCATAGAGGATGAGCCAGAGGAGGGAACCAAAGCTTAACTTTTGTGCAAGTGAATGGgagtgtgtttgcatgtgtgaaATATGACATAGACATATCTATTACACCTGTCTTGTAGAGTTGCTGTGAGACTAGAAGTAGTACGTGTATGTAAGCTCCCAGCACTTGGCGgggcagggcccagagcaggTAGAGCTCAAGAAGAATCCTTCCTGCAAATGACTGCTGAGGGGTTGACAGTGGATCCCCTCCTGTGTGCGCTTATAGCTGCACAGATCTGGCAATGTTCACTTTTGAGCTTGGTGGGCAGCCAGTCTGCATTCACCCTGATCACCTCAAACACACCTTAGCAGCTCCCTCAGGTCCCAGGTAACATGGTGAGAGGGCAGCAACCACAGAAGCCGGCTAGGAGACCAAGGGGGCTGGTCCTCCACTGGGCTGCACTGGCAGCATTTCCTCTTGGCTGGTCTCACTGATGTCCTGTGTGTTCTCTTCCTGTCGCCCATTCACCTCCCTGGCCCTGCATGAACAGGTGAGCAGTGTGCAGAACACCACATCCTGCCTGACCTCTTAATCCTGTATTTGTTCcctctgatttttcttcttgttatctTCTTCCCCCACTGGCTGGAATACAAGGTCTCCTGCAAGCCCAAAACCTTGGCTTCTTCCTCGGTGttcataattcttttctttcctttttaaaaattatatatattttaaatatacggagacaaggtctcactcttgctcaggctggtcttgaactcctgagctcaaagatccttctgccttggcctcccagggtgctaggattacaccttGGGAAATGCAGGGACCTTCTCTGAGAAGCTGGTGGAAGCCGTGGTCGACTCCCCAGAAAATGAAGGGTGTTGTCCTCATGGGGGATGGGCTCCACTTGTGGTACTGCTGCAGCTCAGCTTCGTGTTCACTTCCCACTGTCCCTTCAGATGGATTCCACTGTGCTCTGTCCCTGTGACCTTTCGAGTGACTCTCAAACAATATGGTCTCAATTTAGTTACTAAAATGACAATCTCTTGAGATGATTGAAACTTTGAAGGTGTTTTACAGTTCGCTTCTCCCTCCCGGAGGCCTGTGTTGGGGAGGGAAGAGCACttgcttcttttccttcccctgtTTACTACATCTGCCTCTCCCGTCTCAACAACCGTGGTGCCGGAactagaagaggaagaagagacagaGGCCTGCAGAGTTCCCGGGTGGCTCCCCCTGCAGTCCCTGGCTGTGGCAGGATTGCAGAGCTGGCTGCTCTGTGGGTCCCTTCCcggccctcccccagcctcatGGCTGGCAGCCTGGCCCCTGCAGCGCTCTTGGCAGCCGTGttggtttcctgtggctgctgtgacaCCTTCCCACAAACAGTGGCTTAAAGCAATCTACCTTATCGTCctgcagttctggaggtcagaggcCCTAACATGAAGGTGTTGGTGGGGCTGCACCAAGGCTTCCTTGTAATTTCCAGCTATCAGAAAACCTCAGACAGAAGACTTAACCTCAGAGTTGTGTGGACTTGCCTAATGTTTCTGTAGCCACAGGCTTGGAGTTGCTCTGCTAGAAGGTGTCACCTGG harbors:
- the CST11 gene encoding cystatin-11, which encodes MARPWQAPRPLLAILVTLVAFTYQAGKKTFIDIHEVSPEDNHVPGILNFTINKYNQESDDAYNFRVFRILKIQKQITDHMEYHLNMEIRRTTCRKLETTNCKLQQGQLYKKFTCNFTVFTVPWFDEYEILKKNCSRFFSFLNGEDGAKENKEEGRCSKELSSQEIFARMAYDGIPQEPLEGNPLLA